A genome region from Pseudoalteromonas tetraodonis includes the following:
- a CDS encoding PhoH family protein, translating to MGKASNFDSKMYVLDTNVLLHEPLAYLSFQEHQVVIPMTVLEELDHIKDRKHDVSRDARVAIRGLDGVLSQATPEQMLQGVALPRNKQGGSTGSLIIVNDHLFADSISGLPGNENDHRIINCAVHLQNQHSDKKVILVTKDINMRLKAKGAGLKYVEDYRTDQLIDDIDLLTSGHKKIEGDFWQHVGQCNTEQHGRETVHHIPKDLIPDVFCNEYLLDDGDQFAARVKSYDGEHITIKDIGAERLMHQSAWGIKPKNIYQAMALDALLDTSIELVILTGPAGCGKTLLALACALEMVIEKGIYDKVIVTRNTPEIAESIGFLPGTEEEKMAPWLAAITDTLEVLHKGDENPISSRNYIMEKANIQFKSVNFMRGRSIQNAVVILQPRIGKILKFLPPCFYWPVEKVKRISLNMDFCNDFKHSHNSQSLQSICYLGCKYNTHSSNDANFWRAAS from the coding sequence ATGGGAAAAGCTTCAAATTTTGATAGTAAAATGTATGTGCTAGATACCAATGTATTACTTCACGAACCCCTCGCGTATTTGTCATTCCAAGAGCACCAAGTTGTTATCCCAATGACCGTATTGGAAGAACTTGATCATATAAAAGATAGAAAACACGATGTGAGCCGCGATGCGCGAGTGGCTATTCGTGGCCTTGATGGGGTGTTGAGTCAGGCAACTCCCGAACAAATGTTACAAGGTGTGGCGCTGCCAAGGAATAAACAAGGCGGATCGACAGGCAGCTTAATTATTGTAAACGACCATTTATTTGCCGATTCTATTTCTGGTTTGCCGGGCAATGAAAACGACCACCGTATTATTAATTGTGCGGTGCATTTACAAAACCAGCACAGCGATAAAAAAGTCATATTAGTAACTAAAGATATTAACATGCGCTTAAAAGCCAAAGGGGCGGGGCTTAAATATGTTGAAGACTATCGTACTGATCAATTAATTGACGATATTGATTTACTCACCAGTGGTCATAAAAAAATTGAGGGCGATTTTTGGCAGCATGTCGGCCAGTGTAATACTGAGCAACACGGACGTGAAACAGTTCATCATATCCCTAAAGATTTAATTCCTGATGTGTTTTGTAATGAATATTTACTTGATGATGGCGATCAGTTTGCCGCTAGAGTTAAATCGTATGATGGTGAGCATATTACCATTAAAGATATTGGTGCAGAGCGATTGATGCATCAAAGTGCATGGGGAATAAAGCCAAAAAATATTTACCAAGCAATGGCTCTTGATGCCTTGCTCGACACGTCTATTGAGCTTGTTATTTTAACCGGCCCTGCGGGATGTGGTAAAACTTTACTGGCACTTGCGTGTGCGCTAGAGATGGTGATTGAAAAAGGTATTTACGACAAAGTCATTGTAACCCGTAATACCCCTGAAATTGCAGAATCAATTGGCTTTTTGCCTGGTACCGAGGAAGAAAAAATGGCGCCTTGGTTGGCTGCCATAACCGATACCTTAGAAGTGCTGCATAAAGGTGATGAAAACCCAATTTCGAGCCGTAATTACATTATGGAAAAAGCCAATATTCAGTTTAAGTCGGTGAACTTTATGCGCGGACGTAGTATTCAAAATGCGGTGGTGATTTTACAACCCCGAATTGGAAAGATTTTAAAGTTTTTACCCCCTTGTTTTTATTGGCCTGTAGAAAAAGTAAAAAGAATTTCTCTAAACATGGATTTTTGTAACGACTTTAAGCATTCCCACAATAGCCAATCTTTACAGAGTATTTGTTATTTGGGATGTAAGTACAACACGCATTCTAGCAACGATGCAAACTTTTGGAGGGCTGCGTCATGA